In the genome of Phycisphaerales bacterium, one region contains:
- a CDS encoding NADH-quinone oxidoreductase subunit M — MAAIALNLLIFLPLVAAVFVWMAPVRYAARTALGVGLLTLALSLWLWGQPAGTAGDPGRALLGVTDVRWIGLGVADRETGLQSGFELRFHVGLDAISLPLIVLTGLLVPLSIWCSFSAIRTREREYYAWLLALTAGMFGVFAARDVLLFYIFFEFTLVPLYFLIGIWGGPERRFAANKFFVYTFVGSVITFAGILYLGVRAAQIDGGMLVGFDLVRLSTLSLRELTAGEQSWLFIAFFCGFAIKVPFFPLHTWLPLAHTEAPTAGSVLLAGVLLKLGTYGFLRFSLPMVPEGALAWAQVMGWLAVIGIIYGALCCWVQRDVKKLVAYSSVSHLGFCMLGMFAFNALGLSGSVLYMINHGISTGALFLVIGMLYERYHTRDMHEIGGLARQMPIAATFFILFVLSSIGLPGLNGFVSEFTVLFAAFNSPDLGPVFGALGATGILLGAIYMLYATGKVLFGPLKQPQGTPDLSHLPADLNAREIAILAPLAVLVVLLGVYPRIVTERLDPALQVQVLARLDEARAQSPRWAMTSEPQPLREPFAAAELEAAVASVAAVVPAEWPRPSLPEFDLTVRRSPFSDPHSGASR, encoded by the coding sequence ATGGCCGCGATCGCACTCAATCTGCTGATCTTCCTGCCGCTGGTGGCGGCGGTGTTCGTGTGGATGGCGCCGGTGCGCTACGCAGCTCGAACCGCGTTGGGCGTGGGCCTGCTCACGTTAGCGTTGTCGCTGTGGCTCTGGGGTCAACCGGCCGGGACCGCGGGTGACCCCGGCCGCGCCTTGCTGGGCGTGACGGATGTGCGCTGGATCGGTTTGGGTGTAGCGGATCGCGAGACCGGACTACAGAGCGGTTTTGAGCTGCGTTTTCACGTGGGGCTCGACGCAATCAGTCTGCCGTTGATCGTACTCACCGGCCTCCTGGTGCCGCTGTCGATCTGGTGCAGTTTCTCCGCGATCCGCACGCGCGAACGGGAGTATTACGCGTGGTTGCTCGCACTGACGGCCGGCATGTTCGGCGTGTTCGCCGCCCGCGACGTGCTTCTGTTCTACATCTTTTTCGAGTTCACGCTCGTCCCGCTCTATTTCCTGATCGGTATCTGGGGCGGCCCGGAGCGGCGTTTCGCGGCCAACAAGTTCTTCGTCTACACCTTCGTCGGCAGCGTCATCACGTTCGCCGGCATCCTGTACCTGGGTGTGCGCGCGGCGCAGATCGACGGCGGGATGCTGGTCGGTTTTGACCTTGTGCGGCTTTCGACCCTGAGTCTGCGGGAGCTGACCGCCGGCGAGCAGAGCTGGCTCTTCATCGCCTTCTTCTGCGGCTTCGCCATCAAGGTGCCGTTTTTCCCCTTGCACACCTGGCTGCCGCTGGCGCATACCGAGGCACCTACCGCCGGCAGCGTGCTGCTGGCCGGTGTGTTGCTGAAGCTCGGCACGTATGGCTTCCTGCGGTTCAGTCTACCGATGGTCCCGGAAGGGGCGCTGGCCTGGGCGCAGGTGATGGGTTGGCTGGCCGTGATTGGGATCATCTACGGGGCGCTGTGTTGCTGGGTGCAGCGTGATGTCAAGAAGCTCGTCGCGTACTCCTCGGTGTCACACCTCGGCTTCTGCATGCTCGGCATGTTCGCGTTCAACGCGCTGGGGCTCAGCGGTTCCGTGCTGTACATGATCAACCACGGTATCAGCACGGGCGCGCTGTTCCTCGTCATTGGGATGCTCTACGAGCGTTATCACACGCGCGACATGCACGAGATCGGCGGCCTCGCTCGGCAGATGCCCATCGCGGCCACGTTCTTCATCCTGTTCGTTCTTTCGAGTATCGGCCTGCCGGGCCTGAACGGCTTCGTCAGCGAGTTCACGGTGCTGTTTGCCGCGTTCAACTCGCCGGATCTCGGGCCGGTGTTCGGCGCGCTGGGTGCGACCGGCATCCTGCTCGGCGCCATCTACATGCTGTACGCCACGGGGAAGGTTCTCTTCGGCCCGTTGAAGCAGCCGCAGGGCACACCTGATCTCTCGCACCTGCCGGCCGACCTCAACGCCCGCGAAATCGCAATCCTGGCGCCACTCGCCGTGCTGGTTGTGCTGCTTGGTGTCTACCCGCGCATCGTGACCGAACGCCTCGACCCTGCTTTGCAGGTGCAGGTGCTTGCGCGGCTCGATGAAGCCCGGGCCCAGAGTCCGCGGTGGGCCATGACCTCGGAGCCGCAGCCCCTCCGCGAGCCATTTGCGGCTGCGGAACTCGAAGCGGCCGTTGCCTCCGTGGCGGCGGTAGTTCCGGCTGAATGGCCGCGTCCGTCACTGCCCGAGTTCGATCTTACCGTTCGTCGCTCTCCGTTCTCCGATCCCCATTCCGGTGCTTCGCGATGA